In Syngnathoides biaculeatus isolate LvHL_M chromosome 5, ASM1980259v1, whole genome shotgun sequence, the following are encoded in one genomic region:
- the rhbg gene encoding ammonium transporter Rh type B isoform X1, whose product MTDASTNMRLKLPIICFILQIILIILFGVLVQYDDEVDARKWHMGNHSDYNNDFYYRYPSFQDVHVMIFIGFGFLMTFLQRYGFSSVGFNFLIAAFSLQWATLMQGFFHGMHAGKIHIGVESMINADFCTGSVLISFGAVLGKTSPVQLLVMALFEVTLFAVNEFILLSALGAKDAGGSMTIHTFGAYFGLIVARVLYRPNLDKSKHRNSSVYHSDLFAMIGTIYLWMFWPSFNSAITAHGDDQHRTALNTYYSLAACTLATYGMSALTAHDGKLDMVHIQNAALAGGVAAGTAGEMMLTPFGSMIVGFLAGIISVLGFKYLSPILEEKLKIQDTCGVHNLHGMPGILGAVVGAVTAALASSETYGDGMADVFPDVASGDVEASFQGVRQAISLAVTLGMAILGGLIVGFIMKLPVFGAPPDTLCYEDSIYWEVPGAEEGHEDQLTTVISAETEKLNG is encoded by the exons ATGACGGACGCCTCCACCAACATGCGGCTGAAGCTGCCCATCATCTGCTTCATCCTGCagatcatcctcatcatcctcttcgGGGTGCTGGTCCAGTACGACGACGAGGTGGACGCCAGGAAATGGCACATGGGCAACCACTCGGACTACAATAACGACTTCTACTACCGCTACCCCA GCTTCCAGGACGTCCACGTGATGATCTTCATCGGCTTCGGCTTCCTGATGACCTTCCTGCAGCGCTACGGCTTCAGCAGCGTGGGCTTCAACTTCCTGATAGCCGCTTTCTCCTTGCAGTGGGCCACGCTCATGCAGGGATTCTTCCACGGCATGCACGCCGGAAAAATACACATCGGAGTTGAGAG CATGATCAATGCCGACTTCTGTACGGGCTCCGTGTTGATCTCCTTCGGGGCGGTCCTGGGCAAAACCAGTCCCGTCCAGCTCTTGGTGATGGCGCTGTTCGAGGTCACTCTGTTTGCGGTGAATGAGTTCATTCTGCTCTCCGCCCTGGGG GCCAAGGATGCAGGCGGCTCAATGACCATCCACACCTTCGGGGCCTACTTTGGACTGATAGTGGCCCGAGTCCTGTACCGACCCAACCTGGACAAAAGCAAACACCGAAACTCCTCGGTGTACCACTCGGACCTCTTCGCCATGATCG GTACAATATACCTGTGGATGTTCTGGCCCAGCTTCAACTCGGCCATCACGGCCCACGGCGACGACCAGCACCGCACGGCCCTGAACACGTACTACTCGCTAGCCGCGTGCACGCTGGCCACTTACGGCATGTCCGCCCTCACCGCGCACGACGGAAAGCTGGACATG GTCCACATCCAAAACGCGGCCCTGGCTGGCGGCGTTGCTGCAGGCACCGCGGGTGAAATGATGCTCACGCCCTTCGGATCCATGATTGTCGGCTTCCTGGCTGGAATTATCTCCGTGCTTGGATTCAAGTATCTCTCG CCCATCCTGGAGGAGAAGCTGAAGATCCAGGACACGTGCGGCGTCCACAACCTGCACGGCATGCCCGGCATCCTCGGCGCCGTGGTGGGGGCCGTCACCGCCGCCCTGGCCTCCTCGGAAACCTACGGAGACGG CATGGCCGACGTGTTCCCGGACGTGGCGAGCGGCGACGTGGAGGCGTCCTTCCAGGGCGTCCGGCAGGCCATCTCCTTGGCGGTGACCCTGGGCATGGCCATCCTGGGGGGGCTCATCGTCG GCTTCATCATGAAGTTGCCAGTGTTTGGTGCACCCCCTGACACTCTCTGCTACGAGGACAGCATCTACTGGGAG gtTCCCGGGGCCGAGGAAGGCCATGAGGACCAATTGACAACTGTCATATCTGCAGAGACGGAGAAACTCAACGGCTAA
- the rhbg gene encoding ammonium transporter Rh type B isoform X2, translating to MSSSWSPAFGSSPASEIILIILFGVLVQYDDEVDARKWHMGNHSDYNNDFYYRYPSFQDVHVMIFIGFGFLMTFLQRYGFSSVGFNFLIAAFSLQWATLMQGFFHGMHAGKIHIGVESMINADFCTGSVLISFGAVLGKTSPVQLLVMALFEVTLFAVNEFILLSALGAKDAGGSMTIHTFGAYFGLIVARVLYRPNLDKSKHRNSSVYHSDLFAMIGTIYLWMFWPSFNSAITAHGDDQHRTALNTYYSLAACTLATYGMSALTAHDGKLDMVHIQNAALAGGVAAGTAGEMMLTPFGSMIVGFLAGIISVLGFKYLSPILEEKLKIQDTCGVHNLHGMPGILGAVVGAVTAALASSETYGDGMADVFPDVASGDVEASFQGVRQAISLAVTLGMAILGGLIVGFIMKLPVFGAPPDTLCYEDSIYWEVPGAEEGHEDQLTTVISAETEKLNG from the exons atcatcctcatcatcctcttcgGGGTGCTGGTCCAGTACGACGACGAGGTGGACGCCAGGAAATGGCACATGGGCAACCACTCGGACTACAATAACGACTTCTACTACCGCTACCCCA GCTTCCAGGACGTCCACGTGATGATCTTCATCGGCTTCGGCTTCCTGATGACCTTCCTGCAGCGCTACGGCTTCAGCAGCGTGGGCTTCAACTTCCTGATAGCCGCTTTCTCCTTGCAGTGGGCCACGCTCATGCAGGGATTCTTCCACGGCATGCACGCCGGAAAAATACACATCGGAGTTGAGAG CATGATCAATGCCGACTTCTGTACGGGCTCCGTGTTGATCTCCTTCGGGGCGGTCCTGGGCAAAACCAGTCCCGTCCAGCTCTTGGTGATGGCGCTGTTCGAGGTCACTCTGTTTGCGGTGAATGAGTTCATTCTGCTCTCCGCCCTGGGG GCCAAGGATGCAGGCGGCTCAATGACCATCCACACCTTCGGGGCCTACTTTGGACTGATAGTGGCCCGAGTCCTGTACCGACCCAACCTGGACAAAAGCAAACACCGAAACTCCTCGGTGTACCACTCGGACCTCTTCGCCATGATCG GTACAATATACCTGTGGATGTTCTGGCCCAGCTTCAACTCGGCCATCACGGCCCACGGCGACGACCAGCACCGCACGGCCCTGAACACGTACTACTCGCTAGCCGCGTGCACGCTGGCCACTTACGGCATGTCCGCCCTCACCGCGCACGACGGAAAGCTGGACATG GTCCACATCCAAAACGCGGCCCTGGCTGGCGGCGTTGCTGCAGGCACCGCGGGTGAAATGATGCTCACGCCCTTCGGATCCATGATTGTCGGCTTCCTGGCTGGAATTATCTCCGTGCTTGGATTCAAGTATCTCTCG CCCATCCTGGAGGAGAAGCTGAAGATCCAGGACACGTGCGGCGTCCACAACCTGCACGGCATGCCCGGCATCCTCGGCGCCGTGGTGGGGGCCGTCACCGCCGCCCTGGCCTCCTCGGAAACCTACGGAGACGG CATGGCCGACGTGTTCCCGGACGTGGCGAGCGGCGACGTGGAGGCGTCCTTCCAGGGCGTCCGGCAGGCCATCTCCTTGGCGGTGACCCTGGGCATGGCCATCCTGGGGGGGCTCATCGTCG GCTTCATCATGAAGTTGCCAGTGTTTGGTGCACCCCCTGACACTCTCTGCTACGAGGACAGCATCTACTGGGAG gtTCCCGGGGCCGAGGAAGGCCATGAGGACCAATTGACAACTGTCATATCTGCAGAGACGGAGAAACTCAACGGCTAA
- the rhbg gene encoding ammonium transporter Rh type B isoform X3, whose product MGNHSDYNNDFYYRYPSFQDVHVMIFIGFGFLMTFLQRYGFSSVGFNFLIAAFSLQWATLMQGFFHGMHAGKIHIGVESMINADFCTGSVLISFGAVLGKTSPVQLLVMALFEVTLFAVNEFILLSALGAKDAGGSMTIHTFGAYFGLIVARVLYRPNLDKSKHRNSSVYHSDLFAMIGTIYLWMFWPSFNSAITAHGDDQHRTALNTYYSLAACTLATYGMSALTAHDGKLDMVHIQNAALAGGVAAGTAGEMMLTPFGSMIVGFLAGIISVLGFKYLSPILEEKLKIQDTCGVHNLHGMPGILGAVVGAVTAALASSETYGDGMADVFPDVASGDVEASFQGVRQAISLAVTLGMAILGGLIVGFIMKLPVFGAPPDTLCYEDSIYWEVPGAEEGHEDQLTTVISAETEKLNG is encoded by the exons ATGGGCAACCACTCGGACTACAATAACGACTTCTACTACCGCTACCCCA GCTTCCAGGACGTCCACGTGATGATCTTCATCGGCTTCGGCTTCCTGATGACCTTCCTGCAGCGCTACGGCTTCAGCAGCGTGGGCTTCAACTTCCTGATAGCCGCTTTCTCCTTGCAGTGGGCCACGCTCATGCAGGGATTCTTCCACGGCATGCACGCCGGAAAAATACACATCGGAGTTGAGAG CATGATCAATGCCGACTTCTGTACGGGCTCCGTGTTGATCTCCTTCGGGGCGGTCCTGGGCAAAACCAGTCCCGTCCAGCTCTTGGTGATGGCGCTGTTCGAGGTCACTCTGTTTGCGGTGAATGAGTTCATTCTGCTCTCCGCCCTGGGG GCCAAGGATGCAGGCGGCTCAATGACCATCCACACCTTCGGGGCCTACTTTGGACTGATAGTGGCCCGAGTCCTGTACCGACCCAACCTGGACAAAAGCAAACACCGAAACTCCTCGGTGTACCACTCGGACCTCTTCGCCATGATCG GTACAATATACCTGTGGATGTTCTGGCCCAGCTTCAACTCGGCCATCACGGCCCACGGCGACGACCAGCACCGCACGGCCCTGAACACGTACTACTCGCTAGCCGCGTGCACGCTGGCCACTTACGGCATGTCCGCCCTCACCGCGCACGACGGAAAGCTGGACATG GTCCACATCCAAAACGCGGCCCTGGCTGGCGGCGTTGCTGCAGGCACCGCGGGTGAAATGATGCTCACGCCCTTCGGATCCATGATTGTCGGCTTCCTGGCTGGAATTATCTCCGTGCTTGGATTCAAGTATCTCTCG CCCATCCTGGAGGAGAAGCTGAAGATCCAGGACACGTGCGGCGTCCACAACCTGCACGGCATGCCCGGCATCCTCGGCGCCGTGGTGGGGGCCGTCACCGCCGCCCTGGCCTCCTCGGAAACCTACGGAGACGG CATGGCCGACGTGTTCCCGGACGTGGCGAGCGGCGACGTGGAGGCGTCCTTCCAGGGCGTCCGGCAGGCCATCTCCTTGGCGGTGACCCTGGGCATGGCCATCCTGGGGGGGCTCATCGTCG GCTTCATCATGAAGTTGCCAGTGTTTGGTGCACCCCCTGACACTCTCTGCTACGAGGACAGCATCTACTGGGAG gtTCCCGGGGCCGAGGAAGGCCATGAGGACCAATTGACAACTGTCATATCTGCAGAGACGGAGAAACTCAACGGCTAA